ACGATGTCGCCCGAAGCCAGGATCAGCATACGTTCCACAAGGTTACGCAACTCGCGCACGTTGCCGGGCCAGGAATAGGAGCGCAGGATCGCCAAGGTTTCCGGCGCGTAGGTGCGCGGTCTGGTCTTGAGCCGCTTGGCCAGGTCGGCCATGAACCAGTTCAGGAGCAGTTCGACGTCGCCTTCCCTTTCCCGCAGGGGAGGCANATGGATCGACAGGACATTGAGGCGGAAGAAGAGGTCGTCGCGGAAGTCACCGTCGCGGACCTGTGACGCCAGGTCGCGGTTGGTGGCGGCGACGATGCGCACGTCGACGCTGCGGGTGGTGGTGTCGCCGACCCGCTGGAAGCGGCTCTCCTCGACCGCCTTGAGGACCTTCGCCTGGGCTTCCTCGCTCATGTCGCCGATCTCATCGAGGAAGAGCGTGCCGCCGTCGGCCTGCTCGAACTTGCCGGTCCGGTTGCGGTCGGCACCGGTGAAGCTCCCTTTCTGGTGCCCGAAGAGCTCGGACTCGACGAGTTCACGCGGGATCGCCGCGCAGTTCACCTCGACGAGGGGACGATCGCGGCGCGCGCTCGCCTGATGGATGGCCCGGACGACGAGTTCCTTGCCGGTGCCGTTCTCGCCGGTGATCAGCACCGTGCCCTCGCTGGCGCCGACCTTCTCGATGAACGACCGGACCTCGCGGATGCCCCGGCTCTCGCCGATGAGCGGATGGGCGTGCGAGGTCTGTTCCACCATGGTCGCCACGCTCTGGCGCGCCTGATGGTGATCGAGGCAGTTGTTGAGGGTCACCAGCAGCCGGGAACGGTCGAGGGGCTTCTCGAGGAAGTCGTAGGCCCCCTGCTTCACCGCCTCGACGGCCGTCTCGATGTTGCCGTGACCGGAGATGACGATGACCGGCAGGCCCGGCGCCGCGGTCCGCAGCTTCTCGAGGACCTCGAAGCCGTCCATGCCCGGCATCTTCACGTCGAGCAGGACCACGTCCGGGACCGCCTTGTCGACCATGGCCAGGGCCTCGGCGCCCGATCCGGCTTTCTGCACCTGGTATTCCTCGTAGGTGAGGATCATCTCGAGGGTCTCTCGGATGGCGATCTCGTCGTCGACGATCAGGACGGTCTTCACGTTCACCTCGCTGCCGGGCGGTCGATCTCCCTTGCGCCCGGGCCGGAAAGGCGGGTTATTGTCGGCTGCGGCACGCGGCCGATTCCCCCCCATTGTCCGCAGAGGAATCGCCCCAGGCAACCCCCAACTTCACCGCCCCCGCCGCGGGACGGCGGTCGCGGTGCGATCTGCGATG
This genomic interval from bacterium contains the following:
- a CDS encoding sigma-54-dependent Fis family transcriptional regulator, which gives rise to MGGNRPRAAADNNPPFRPGRKGDRPPGSEVNVKTVLIVDDEIAIRETLEMILTYEEYQVQKAGSGAEALAMVDKAVPDVVLLDVKMPGMDGFEVLEKLRTAAPGLPVIVISGHGNIETAVEAVKQGAYDFLEKPLDRSRLLVTLNNCLDHHQARQSVATMVEQTSHAHPLIGESRGIREVRSFIEKVGASEGTVLITGENGTGKELVVRAIHQASARRDRPLVEVNCAAIPRELVESELFGHQKGSFTGADRNRTGKFEQADGGTLFLDEIGDMSEEAQAKVLKAVEESRFQRVGDTTTRSVDVRIVAATNRDLASQVRDGDFRDDLFFRLNVLSIHXPPLREREGDVELLLNWFMADLAKRLKTRPRTYAPETLAILRSYSWPGNVRELRNLVERMLILASGDIVQPSDLPPLPGAGQTADPGESFFACNDFQEFKSLSEGAYLQHKLKENLYNVSKTAEVLGMQRSNLYKKITKYDLRTQPSVD